From Ptiloglossa arizonensis isolate GNS036 chromosome 10, iyPtiAriz1_principal, whole genome shotgun sequence, the proteins below share one genomic window:
- the LOC143152129 gene encoding uncharacterized protein LOC143152129 isoform X1 — translation MNSPQLTALDRRMLTPILNHVRRSSHCIFGARSNVAGEATNNDQRSLTKRTRGGNETKTREEEERRCAFLDVRADTAHTADRNVTLSREVPDDSKEPREYVPFL, via the coding sequence atgaATTCTCCCCAACTTACAGCTCTCGATCGCCGGATGTTGACACCGATACTAAATCACGTTCGAAGGAGTAGTCACTGCATCTTCGGGGCTCGCTCGAACGTAGCTGGCGAAGCAACGAACAACGATCAACGATCTTTAACGAAACGCACTCGAGGAGGGAACGAAACAAAGACTCGCGAAGAAGAGGAAAGAAGGTGCGCGTTCCTCGACGTTCGCGCGGATACTGCTCACACGGCTGACCGTAATGTCACGTTATCTCGAGAGGTTCCAGACGACTCGAAAGAGCCCCGAGAGTACGTGCCCTTCCTTTAA
- the LOC143152129 gene encoding uncharacterized protein LOC143152129 isoform X2 gives MCVSFRGCFERNPVTKVPIDSIDLNQPFLLFIPRESREHDISRTRIYSGDQFVRRLLVDWTIPGYTSNRVWLN, from the exons ATGTGTGTGTCATTCCGCGGGTGTTTCGAAAGAAATCCAGTTACCAAAGTGCCGATTGATTCGATCGACCTTAATCAgccctttcttcttttcatcccGCGTG AATCACGGGAACACGATATTAGTCGAACACGAATTTACAGTGGGGACCAATTTGTCAGAAGGCTGCTAGTTGACTGGACCATACCAGGATACACTTCGAACCGAGTCTGgcttaattag
- the LOC143152122 gene encoding hexosaminidase D has product MTRLRGRASLMVIVMISFTLLIVIYHILSNEVEDISSNKLNPRLKIEEVYPLSDLTENPRSIARKQEIEARIMEKLKSDGGKLFADINYGRSYVDSVPLFKGHKIVHLDLKGAPPKESYYKYLLRLLKKLGATGILIEYEDMFPFEGKIQNISAHNCYDKRNIANIQDIANENKLVVIPLVQTFGHMEFVLKLDEYKDYREVPRYPQAVCPTYNKTLPLIYEMIDQVVAAHPNAKHLHIGADEVYQIGECSRCLDIMNKGQWNKKQLFLDHVSKVARYIKDRYPELTILMWDDEFREISPEEIIDRGLHLMVEPVVWKYTTDPGVSLTDQLWDSYAAVWRDIWVATAFKGATAPDKYYTDIAYHMKNHQSWLEIINRYSSQITFKGAILTGWQRYDHFSVLCELLPSTIPSLAVNLAILQAPDLSGLPINVPAPVLQALQCEAKISLSIPEPQYGWTKCSYHGVAIYIVLLRLFSLTQEVNKMEQDNTFKGWLKPYNIKYCFSSPSHVERAVAELDKYKMEIMYIEKEMRSAMEEIYDNYTIQEWLEIYITPLNDKFTQLWEAKEKILERNVWPRRPLKKLDL; this is encoded by the coding sequence ATGACACGTCTAAGAGGCCGTGCCTCTTTAATGGTCATCGTAATGATCAGTTTTACTCTGTTAATTGTTATTTATCATATTCTCAGTAATGAGGTCGAGGACATCTCGTCCAATAAACTAAATCCACGATTGAAAATCGAAGAAGTTTATCCACTGAGCGATCTTACAGAGAATCCCCGGAGTATTGCCAGAAAACAGGAAATAGAGGCTCGCATAATGGAAAAGTTAAAAAGTGACGGAGGAAAATTGTTCGCCGATATTAATTATGGTAGATCGTACGTAGATTCTGTACCCTTGTTCAAGGGCCATAAAATTGTGCACCTCGATTTAAAAGGTGCTCCACCCAAAGAAAGTTATTACAAGTACCTACTAAGATTGCTCAAGAAATTAGGTGCTACCGGTATACTCATAGAATACGAAGATATGTTTCCTTTCGAGGGAAAGATTCAAAATATCAGTGCGCATAATTGTTACGACAAaagaaatattgcaaatattCAAGATATAGCTAACGAAAATAAGCTCGTAGTCATACCACTGGTGCAAACCTTTGGTCACATGGAATTTGTACTTAAGTTAGACGAATATAAAGATTATCGAGAAGTACCGCGTTACCCTCAAGCTGTGTGTCCTACCTATAACAAAACTCTTCCATTGATTTACGAAATGATAGATCAAGTTGTGGCTGCACATCCTAACGCGAAACATTTACACATAGGCGCGGACGAAGTGTATCAAATAGGAGAGTGCTCTAGGTGTTTAGACATAATGAATAAAGGACAATGGAACAAAAAACAACTATTCTTAGATCATGTTTCAAAAGTAGCAAGATACATCAAAGACAGGTACCCAGAGCTCACGATTCTCATGTGGGACGACGAATTTAGAGAAATTTCTCCCGAGGAAATAATAGACAGAGGACTACATTTAATGGTAGAACCGGTTGTTTGGAAATATACTACCGATCCTGGGGTATCGTTAACGGATCAATTGTGGGACAGCTATGCAGCTGTCTGGAGAGATATCTGGGTTGCTACAGCTTTTAAAGGTGCCACTGCACCGGATAAGTATTACACAGATATCGCGTATCatatgaaaaaccatcaaagttgGCTAGAAATTATTAATAGGTATTCTTCTCAGATTACATTCAAAGGTGCTATTTTAACAGGATGGCAAAGATACGATCATTTTAGCGTACTTTGCGAACTCTTACCATCTACCATACCGTCGCTTGCTGTAAATTTAGCCATTCTACAAGCTCCAGATTTAAGTGGACTTCCGATAAATGTACCCGCTCCTGTACTGCAAGCATTACAATGCGAAGCAAAAATTTCCTTAAGTATTCCAGAACCTCAGTACGGATGGACCAAATGTAGCTACCACGGTGTAGCAATTTACATTGTTCTTTTGCGACTTTTTTCTTTGACTCAAGAAGTTAATAAAATGGAACAGGACAACACATTCAAGGGGTGGTTGAAAccgtataatataaaatattgtttctcgAGTCCTAGTCACGTAGAGCGAGCAGTTGCAGAGCTGGACAAATATAAAATGGAAATAATGTATATTGAGAAAGAAATGCGATCGGCTATGGAAGAAATATATGACAACTACACCATACAAGAATGGCTGGAAATTTATATTACTCCTTTGAACGATAAATTCACTCAATTGTGGGAAgctaaagaaaaaattttagaaagaaacGTGTGGCCAAGGAGACCGTTGAAGAAGTTAGACTTATAG
- the LOC143152128 gene encoding ras-related protein Rab-28: MSDVEEDLVAKRLKIVLVGDSGSGKTSIAQKFCNNEFTRQYTPTSGIDFFLKNIGIGYYKNVNLHLWDVGGLALHGTMLDKYVFGAHIILFVYDVTNSFSFDVLEEWIDKIRKVSNSYEETPLMAVVGNKCDMEHQRMVKRDRSHKFAAENGFPSHDVSARTGEAVSLCIVTLAAQILGVRLTKTDQDYHKPIITAEIGDTVDMATIHKVVKRIPTKRQSQIPFYPHLPSSKSTVCTLQ; encoded by the exons ATGTCCGACGTCGAGGAAGACCTGGTCGCGAAAAGGCTCAAGATCGTCCTCGTCGGTGACTCCGGATCCGGCAAA ACGAGCATagctcagaaattttgcaacaaCGAATTCACTCGACAATACACGCCAACGTCTGGGATTGACTTCTTCTTGAAGAACATTGGCATCGGTTATTACAAGAATGTTAATCTACATCTTTGGGACGTCGGTGGCCTTGCGCTTCATGGAACAATGCTGGACAAATATGTATTCGGTGCTcac ATTATTCTTTTCGTCTACGATGTCACGAATAGTTTCAGCTTCGATGTTCTAGAGGAATGGATAGATAAAATCCGAAAAGTGAGCAACAGCTACGAGGAAACACCTTTAATGGCAGTGGTTGGAAACAAATGCGACATGGAACATCAGAGGATGGTCAAAAGAGATCGAAGCCACAAATTCGCCGCGGAAAACGGGTTTCCTTCCCACGATGTATCCGCGAGAACCGGCGAGGCG GTGTCTTTGTGTATAGTGACTCTGGCGGCGCAAATTTTGGGCGTTCGATTAACGAAAACCGATCAAGACTACCACAAACCTATAATTACCGCGGAAATAGGAGACACGGTCGACATGGCCACGATTCACAAAGTTGTGAAAAGAATTCCAACCAAGAGGCAAAGTCAGATCCCTTTCTATCCTCATTTACCCTCGTCGAAGTCAACGGTGTGCACATTGcagtaa